In Helianthus annuus cultivar XRQ/B chromosome 9, HanXRQr2.0-SUNRISE, whole genome shotgun sequence, the following are encoded in one genomic region:
- the LOC110879433 gene encoding protein WEAK CHLOROPLAST MOVEMENT UNDER BLUE LIGHT 1: MDETKVVGEGTTTNGEPSTNSPDDKPVSGAPMPVTDEPETEQKTSIDPKPSNLPSEDLSTPVKTKPDDDSPKSNLLVQEAALSPIPSETSAQKPNDATLESNGNRVETVSPKNTSSRIGDIDTASPFESVKEAVSKFGGIVDWKAHKAQTSEKRKYIEQELQKTNDEIPLLKKNSEAAEEAKQQVLKELDSTKRLIEELKLNLERAQTEENEAKQDSELVKLRVEEMEQGIADESSVAAKAQLEVAQARHAAAVSELATVKNELENLRKEYDVLVSEKDIAVKKAREAASASKEVEKKVENLTIELMMTKESLESTHAAHLEAEEHRIGAAMARDQDALNWERELKQAQEEIEKVNHQIGSVEDRKSKLDAATALLNDLKTELAAYKESKLSQEDVNNPDNEIQSAKNNVEEVKQNITKATEEIDYLKMAASSLKTELEKEKAALAAIRQREGMAAVVVASLEAELNRTKSEIALVQTKEKEAREKMVELPKQLQTAAQEADQAKSMAQEAREELNKAKETLEQAKAGASTMASRLLAAQKEIEAAKASEKLALAAIDALHGTANEPETGVTLSLEEYYELSKKAHEAEEAANLRVAEAISLIDVAKESESKSLSKLEQVTSELAARKQAHDAALQKAEKAKEGKLGVEQDLRKWRAENEQRRKSGLGVGPRESFEAAKSFNTKPVSSSNQNPRPVVKTVLPESNNNSNSNTAESSPEVRSLKKKKKSFFPRIFMLLRRKKSGLNKRG; encoded by the exons ATGGACGAAACCAAAGTTGTTGGAGAGGGTACGACTACAAATGGTGAACCTTCTACAAATTCACCAGATGATAAACCCGTTTCAGGTGCACCAATGCCAGTAACTGATGAACCTGAAACCGAACAAAAAACCTCCATTGACCCAAAACCATCTAATCTTCCCTCCGAGGATCTCTCTACACCTGTAAAAACAAAACCTGATGACGATAGTCCGAAAAGCAACTTACTTGTTCAAGAAGCAGCGTTATCACCAATTCCATCAGAAACATCTGCACAAAAACCAAACGATGCTACTCTTGAAAGTAATGGCAATCGTGTTGAGACGGTTAGTCCCAAGAACACGAGCTCAAGAATAGGTGATATCGATACCGCTTCACCTTTTGAATCCGTTAAAGAAGCCGTTTCCAAGTTCGGCGGCATTGTTGACTGGAAAGCCCACAAAGCCCAAACCTCTGAG AAACGCAAGTATATAGAACAAGAACTTCAGAAAACAAACGACGAGATCCCGTTACTGAAGAAAAATTCTGAAGCAGCCGAAGAAGCAAAACAACAAGTATTAAAGGAGTTAGACAGCACTAAACGGCTCATAGAAGAACTAAAACTGAACCTCGAGAGAGCACAAACCGAAGAAAACGAAGCGAAACAGGACTCCGAGTTAGTCAAACTAAGAGTCGAAGAAATGGAGCAAGGGATCGCTGACGAATCTAGCGTTGCCGCCAAGGCACAACTGGAGGTTGCGCAAGCGAGACACGCAGCTGCGGTTTCCGAGCTGGCCACCGTGAAAAATGAGCTTGAAAATCTCCGTAAAGAATATGACGTATTGGTTTCCGAAAAGGATATAGCGGTTAAAAAAGCTCGGGAAGCGGCATCTGCGTCGAAAGAAGTCGAGAAAAAGGTGGAAAACCTAACTATCGAACTCATGATGACGAAAGAGTCGTTAGAGTCAACACATGCTGCTCATTTAGAGGCTGAAGAACATCGAATCGGAGCCGCAATGGCACGTGATCAAGATGCGTTAAACTGGGAGCGAGAGTTGAAACAAGCGCAAGAAGAAATTGAAAAGGTCAACCACCAGATCGGCTCGGTTGAAGATCGGAAATCGAAACTCGATGCCGCTACAGCTTTGCTTAACGACTTGAAAACCGAATTAGCGGCTTACAAGGAGTCAAAGTTGAGTCAAGAAGATGTTAACAATCCTGATAATGAAATACAATCAGCGAAGAACAATGTTGAAGAGGTGAAACAAAACATTACGAAAGCAACAGAAGAGATCGATTATTTAAAAATGGCCGCAAGTTCGTTAAAAACCGAGTTAGAGAAAGAGAAAGCTGCACTTGCCGCCATTAGGCAGCGAGAAgggatggcggcggtggtggttgcGTCTCTTGAAGCCGAACTAAACCGAACAAAATCGGAAATCGCGCTTGTTCAAACAAAAGAAAAGGAAGCCCGAGAAAAAATGGTGGAGCTCCCAAAACAGTTACAAACGGCGGCGCAAGAGGCGGATCAAGCGAAATCAATGGCGCAAGAAGCGCGTGAAGAGCTAAACAAAGCGAAAGAAACATTGGAACAAGCGAAAGCGGGAGCGAGTACAATGGCAAGCCGATTACTTGCGGCACAAAAGGAAATCGAAGCGGCAAAAGCTTCGGAAAAGTTAGCTCTGGCGGCCATTGACGCACTTCACGGGACTGCGAATGAACCAGAAACCGGAGTTACGCTTTCTTTGGAGGAATACTATGAATTAAGTAAGAAAGCCCATGAAGCGGAAGAAGCGGCAAACCTACGTGTGGCGGAAGCAATCTCACTGATTGACGTAGCGAAAGAGTCGGAATCGAAGAGCTTGAGTAAGCTCGAGCAAGTGACGTCGGAACTGGCTGCAAGAAAGCAAGCACATGATGCGGCGTTACAAAAAGCGGAAAAGGCAAAAGAAGGAAAGCTGGGTGTGGAACAGGATTTGAGGAAGTGGAGAGCGGAAAACGAGCAAAGGCGGAAATCGGGACTAGGGGTGGGCCCACGAGAAAGTTTTGAAGCGGCGAAGAGTTTTAACACGAAGCCCGTTAGCTCGTCAAACCAGAACCCGAGGCCTGTTGTGAAGACGGTTTTACCTGAAAGCAATAACAACAGCAATAGCAACACGGCGGAATCTTCACCCGAGGTGAGGAGtttgaagaaaaagaagaagtcGTTTTTCCCTCGGATTTTTATGCTATTGAGAAGGAAGAAATCGGGGTTGAATAAGCGAGGGTAA